A region from the Bos indicus isolate NIAB-ARS_2022 breed Sahiwal x Tharparkar chromosome 14, NIAB-ARS_B.indTharparkar_mat_pri_1.0, whole genome shotgun sequence genome encodes:
- the TP53INP1 gene encoding tumor protein p53-inducible nuclear protein 1 isoform X2: MFQRLNKMFVGEVNTSSNQEPEFSEKEDDEWILVDFIGGLTTIKVETSPMENLLIEHPSMSVYAVHEPCPSLSEAHCGTEEFHNPGSPRVEAENEMGQHIHCYVAALAAHTAFLEQPKSFRPSQWIKEHSERQSLNRNSLRRQNLTRDCHSRQVKHSGWAVHQPCPRQYNY, from the exons ATGTTCCAGAGATTGAATAAAATGTTTGTGGGTGAAGTCAATACTTCTTCAAACCAAGAACCAGAATTTAGTGAGAAAGAAGATGATGAGTGGATTCTTGTTGACTTCATAG GTGGATTAACCACTATCAAGGTGGAGACCAGTCCTATGGAAAACCTTCTCATTGAACACCCCAGCATGTCCGTCTATGCTGTGCATGagccctgccccagcctcagCGAGGCCCACTGTGGGACTGAGGAATTTCATAACCCAGGCAGTCCCAG agtGGAAGCCGAGAATGAAATGGGGCAGCACATTCATTGCTATGTTGCAGCTCTCGCTGCTCATACAGCTTTTCTGGAACAACCCAAGAGCTTTCGCCCTTCCCAGTGGATTAAAGAACACAGTGAAAGACAGTCTCTGAACAGAAATAGCCTTCGTCGCCAAAATCTTACCAGAGATTGCCACTCTCGGCAAGTCAAGCACAGCGGCTGGGCTGTCCATCAGCCCTGCCCACGTCAGTACAATTACTAA
- the TP53INP1 gene encoding tumor protein p53-inducible nuclear protein 1 isoform X1, whose amino-acid sequence MFQRLNKMFVGEVNTSSNQEPEFSEKEDDEWILVDFIDTCTGFSAAEDEEEEDISEESPPERPSVFSCLPASLECLADTSDSCFLQFESCPMEESWFITPPPCFTAGGLTTIKVETSPMENLLIEHPSMSVYAVHEPCPSLSEAHCGTEEFHNPGSPRVEAENEMGQHIHCYVAALAAHTAFLEQPKSFRPSQWIKEHSERQSLNRNSLRRQNLTRDCHSRQVKHSGWAVHQPCPRQYNY is encoded by the exons ATGTTCCAGAGATTGAATAAAATGTTTGTGGGTGAAGTCAATACTTCTTCAAACCAAGAACCAGAATTTAGTGAGAAAGAAGATGATGAGTGGATTCTTGTTGACTTCATAG ACACTTGCACGGGTTTctcagcagcagaggatgaagaggaagaagacatCAGTGAAGAGTCACCTCCCGAGCGCCCTTCAGTCTTTTCCTGTCTCCCTGCATCTCTCGAGTGCTTGGCTGACACGAGTGACTCCTGCTTCCTCCAGTTTGAGTCCTGTCCAATGGAGGAGAGCTGGTTTATCACCCCTCCCCCATGTTTTACTGCAGGTGGATTAACCACTATCAAGGTGGAGACCAGTCCTATGGAAAACCTTCTCATTGAACACCCCAGCATGTCCGTCTATGCTGTGCATGagccctgccccagcctcagCGAGGCCCACTGTGGGACTGAGGAATTTCATAACCCAGGCAGTCCCAG agtGGAAGCCGAGAATGAAATGGGGCAGCACATTCATTGCTATGTTGCAGCTCTCGCTGCTCATACAGCTTTTCTGGAACAACCCAAGAGCTTTCGCCCTTCCCAGTGGATTAAAGAACACAGTGAAAGACAGTCTCTGAACAGAAATAGCCTTCGTCGCCAAAATCTTACCAGAGATTGCCACTCTCGGCAAGTCAAGCACAGCGGCTGGGCTGTCCATCAGCCCTGCCCACGTCAGTACAATTACTAA
- the TP53INP1 gene encoding tumor protein p53-inducible nuclear protein 1 isoform X3: MFQRLNKMFVGEVNTSSNQEPEFSEKEDDEWILVDFIDTCTGFSAAEDEEEEDISEESPPERPSVFSCLPASLECLADTSDSCFLQFESCPMEESWFITPPPCFTAGGLTTIKVETSPMENLLIEHPSMSVYAVHEPCPSLSEAHCGTEEFHNPGSPRARKSCL, from the exons ATGTTCCAGAGATTGAATAAAATGTTTGTGGGTGAAGTCAATACTTCTTCAAACCAAGAACCAGAATTTAGTGAGAAAGAAGATGATGAGTGGATTCTTGTTGACTTCATAG ACACTTGCACGGGTTTctcagcagcagaggatgaagaggaagaagacatCAGTGAAGAGTCACCTCCCGAGCGCCCTTCAGTCTTTTCCTGTCTCCCTGCATCTCTCGAGTGCTTGGCTGACACGAGTGACTCCTGCTTCCTCCAGTTTGAGTCCTGTCCAATGGAGGAGAGCTGGTTTATCACCCCTCCCCCATGTTTTACTGCAGGTGGATTAACCACTATCAAGGTGGAGACCAGTCCTATGGAAAACCTTCTCATTGAACACCCCAGCATGTCCGTCTATGCTGTGCATGagccctgccccagcctcagCGAGGCCCACTGTGGGACTGAGGAATTTCATAACCCAGGCAGTCCCAG GGCCAGGAAAAGCTGCTTATAA